Genomic DNA from Lepeophtheirus salmonis chromosome 9, UVic_Lsal_1.4, whole genome shotgun sequence:
CCTTGGAAGGCAATgggtcttaaaaataaaatgaaatcttggcaaatcattatataattatcgatTGTGCTCTacacattttaaagaaataaggaattccaactctcaagccattccaacattgtttaaatatttaaaacctcAATTTCCAAGGCTCGCCAAAAACTCCAACAACCCCATTTTCATTCGGAAGAACAATGCTGatgctaagaaaatttaatatttctcctGACGTAAAacatataaaggaaataaataccagCATACAAATCCAACTTGGTGTCTATGAAGCAGAAATAAAGGCATgaaagaagaagttgaaggagaaagatATCAAAATTTGGACGCAGAATCAAGTCTTTAAAAATGCACCTCTCttcggtatttaattcaaactatataaaaattttaagttgcaagtcttcacatTCCAAAATCTGCAATTGGTCTAATAAACCATCGAGAATTCATTTAAGTTAAGATTCGTTGAGGAACTATATGTTGTCCAATTATTCTATTGCGCCAAGAACTGTTtggatcaatttgcaaaaatagaggctttattcaagtcttatgtaaatcaattcaaaaaaattaaaaatattgtaaactcaataactgaAGTAGCGGTTCCATTAATTAAGTCGTCTAGATTATGTCGTTAGATTTTATGTTTTAGTGTGTCtaaatatgataattgataatataagaCTTTATGGGCCATTTGATATCTGTCACAAGGGGGCACTGAAATTTTGTAACGTACTCTTCTCATATGGGTTTAGAGAATATGAAACAGATATTgtctactatgacgtcattcaaGTAACGTGAAATCTTAAACAAATGCCACTGGGATGGAACACGAATGTAGCCAAGGAATTGAATGAATTTGCTTAgtcatatttcttataataaagtAGATATTGTGCTCTAGTGTTATGCTGTTCCGACTCTGTGGATCCTCGATGGCTCGAATGTCATCGAGGGTCcttttgaaaccaaaaaaaggTACTTTGGTCCTATGgagtaaaaattgttttactcCTGGTGTTTCGGGATTGGCACGAACTGGAATTAAAGTAGTACCAAAGGATAAGGTTGGACCAAAAGAAATCTTTTCTACCATGTTTCATCATATATGGCCAAAAAACGAGCCTCAAGTCCGTAAAAGAGTCATGTTTGCACTTGGTATAACTTTTAAACCTTTGattgacattaaatttttagcttTTCTAAAGTGAAATTTGGATCTCTATTTTAGGACTTCTTGTGACGGCCAAACTATTAAACGTCTCAGTTCCTTACTTCTTCAAAAAAGCTGTGGATGTCTTAAATAGCGAGGCCAATGACTATTTTTCCTTGGGAACTCCTGCAGAAACTGTATTTGCAATGGCTTCAGCGATTCTTATTGGGTATGGATGTGCTAGAGCCGGAGCTGCTGGATTCAATGAGCTTAGAAATGCTGTTTTTGCTCGCGTTGCCCAAAGATCTATCCGAAAAATTGCACAAAACGTATTTTTGCATCTTCATAATCTTGATATGAGTTTTCATTTGAATAGGCAAACCGGTGCATTGTCCAAAGTTATTGATAGAGGTTCAAGAGGGATCAGTTTTGCATTAAATGCTATGgttttcaatatatttcctACTATTTTTGAACTAGGACTTGTGTCTGGTGTTTTAGGGTACAACTTTGGAGCTAATTACGCCTTTACGGCATTGGGGGCAGTTGGAATGTATTCTGTTTTTACATTGGGGATTACATCTTGGAGAACTCAATTTCGGGTTAATATGAATAAGGCTGAAAATGAAGCAGGAAATAAGGCAATCGATTCCTTGATTAACTATGAAACTGTTAAATACTTTAACAATGAAGCCTACGAGTGCCAGCAATATGATAAAAGTCTCCTGAAATATGAAACTGCCTCACTTAAAACAACTGAAAGTCTGAGTCTACTTAATTTTGGACAGAATGCAATTTTTAGTGTAGCCTTGTCTGCCATTATGATGATGGCAGCTAAGGACATTTCAAATGGAGCACTAACAGTTGGAGATTTAATAATGGTTAATGGACTCCTTTTTCAATTGTCCCTGCCCCTCAATTTTCTGGGATCTGTATATcgggaaattcgtcaatcattgattgatatGCAAGTCATGTTCCAGCTTATGGCGACTCCCTCAAAAATAACCTCTTCAAAAGATGCTACagaaattaactttattaataatatggaagaCGCTTCCATCACTTTTGATGATGTCAAATTTGGATATaatatcgataaaaatattGCCAATGGGCTGAGCTTTTCTGTTGAGTCTGGAAAAACAATAGCAATTGTTGGGGAATCAGGCTCTGGCAAGTCAACTCTTGTAAGATTGTTGTACCGCTTTTATGAACCCCAACTTGGTTccataaaaataggaaattacaATATCAATGAAGTGACTTTAGATAGTCTTCGACGTCAAATATCTATTGTTCCTCAAGATTGTGTTTTGTTCAATGATaccatatttcataatataaaatatggaaatttgaATTGCTCTGACGAAGATGTTTATAAAGTTGCTAAATTAGCTGAAATTGATAATGCAATAAGGTCATGGCCACAAGGTTACTTAACCCAAGTTGGAGAACGAGGACTTAAACTATCTGGTGGTGAAAAACAGAGGGTTGCAATTGCTAGAGCAGCTTTGAAGGACAGTCCCATTATCATATTCGACGAAGCAACATCTAGCCTTGATTCTATAACCGAGACAATGATTATGAAGGCACTGAAGAGAGTTACGTCTGGAAAAACGGCCATCATAATTGCCCATCGTCTCTCAACTGTTGTACATGCCGATGAAATATTTGTTCTATCCAACGGCAAAGTAATAGAACGTGGAACTCATGAGGAATTGCTTAATACACGTGAATCTCGATACTCCGTTCTTTGGGAATCGCAGCATTGGCATGAAAGGACGCGTCTGGAGaagatgattaataaataagataaatcaTTAGACTCCTTAAATTTGATATcgattaataatcatttatttgtatGAGCTCGAACACTTTAGTTCATGTAATTGTATACTCTCGTTATTGAACGCATGCATAATATGCACTTATtctgattcatttttattttaagaacgCAGTATATTAGTTTTAACTGTTGACGCAATTGATTGTTTAAAGAATATGTATCATGATGAAACTTTCATTCTAATAATTACCAAACTATTGAAATGCAACTTTTATGAGATTAAATCCGGGAACActgaaatttatgtattatctgtttcattatataaattgggttaaatttaatgtaaatatgacATTCTATgtcattgaaatgataattgtttaatgcttaacctttttattaaacaaatgcattaatttttgaaatgcgTAAGATATGAGAATGACAGTGCCGTAATCACGGGTTATTTTTTAGGTGGAGTCATTATGGATGATGAACGATGAATACAACTACTAACTGTATgaactattaaaatttcaatttaatgtagGTGCAtatgaaattgataaaattattttgaaattctcgtcaaatggaaaaaaaagtgtctattcatttcagtgttccctgATCGTCGATATTGTAACATCACCTCAGCTCGAGTTAAcattatttcctcttttttaccTAACTAGGACCATGGTGTATAAAATTGGGGACGAAATCCTAAGATGTACTCCTTTCTCATATGCCATTAGAGAGCAACATCGTCATAAAGTCTGCGACTTTTGCCTTTCAAGCGGTCAAGGAAAAGTTAGGAAATGTCTCAGATGTTGTGTCATATATTACTGTGGAAAACAATGCCAAATGTCATCTTGGGCTGAAGTTCATAAACacgaatgtaaatatttgaaaatgttagaTTCAAAAGAGCCCCCAAAAACCTTGCTTTTAATTGTTAGAACACTATGTAAGCTTACATTTGGGGGTGGATATTCTGAGGAAGGTAAAGAAACATTAACACATattatatgttgtgtacaagttgcgattttgttTAAGTTGTAACCATAATATGGGATgataataatgcaataattgaatatttcatggataatCAATATACCTATTaatggtgtcatttttgactattttaattcaaatgactaaaatataagtattctgtggaacattataaacttcaaatgcccacagttatgctactcataaatacataataaccatgcaATTTTAATCGATTAAAAAGAAAcgattttatgaattaatagtTGGTACTTAGAATGAtgaatgttgtaattaaataacgTATTTTAAGACCAAGAAAACTTGTACTcaccatattatatattattcaaatgaaagaaatatcttattttatttaattgcgAAAAATTTAGTTACTTTGCCCAATGGACGCTCTAGAAGATTTGTTGACCTTATATCTCACAAAGATAATATTCTAATGGATTCAGCGCGTAAAGACGCATTTTTTACGTATTTaacaataattagaaataagatTGGTGGGGCGATGGAAATTAAGGAATCTGAAGTACTGGATATATTTACGAAAATACTCATAAACTCCGGATTTATGTTGAATGATACGCTTTTGAACATTGGAACATCATTATCATTAGAATTCTCTGCCATAGATCACTCATGTAGACCAAATGCAATCTATATGTTTACTGGTCGTCAGATAGTTGTCAAAGCCCTCTGTGATATTGCTAATTTCGATGATGTAAGAATAGCTTATATCGGAAACATTGAGCCACGGAGCATTAGGCAAAAAATGCTATCGCATCAGTATTTTTTTGATTGTGATTGCGAAGAATGTACTGACGATCCCTTGAATCTTGAGAAGATTAAATCACATAGTCCATGCTGTCCTCAATGCAAAAATTTATTGGATGACGATAAATGCATTAACTGTAATAAGGTAAATAATgatatcatataatttaaaatatgtatttaaaagtatttaattcttTCATAGGAAGTAAATTTGtttcgatattttaaaataaaagaaatattgaaaaatgagaAAGAGATGAATGCAAAAACTTGCTTGTATTTTGTAGAAGTGTTGAAGTACTTCCATCCCTTTGACTATGTATCGTACAAGTTTTGTGATGACCTAATAGCTCGTAATGACTTGATCGACaacaataaattacaaattttatatgaaaggaATATTTTGACGATGAGGAAGTACGGCTGTATCTATGATATACAAATGtctgaatatttgattaatctTATAGGCATACTTCTATCTAAGCAGGAATTAAAGTCTGTACCTAATTTACTTTTCGAAGCTAAGGCTATCATGGAGGTTATATACCCACACGGTCACTCTATATTTGAGaaatttgatcatttaaatCTTTTCTACCTACAAATGaagaatacataatataattatgcaaatgaattaatagagttattattttaatatgcataCGCAATGGGATTTCTTATTAAGAATTAATGCTTTATTGAgcacatttttaaactttgaatgattatatatagtaattttcGTCTAGTAAGTTAAAATACAAGCCACGTACTGCTCAGCCTTAAGAATATTgctactaattcaattattaaaatgaaataaaatcaaacttttattaattatccaaGATATGGATGGTCAGGGATGTTGCTAGTTCTCATTATTTGAGGGGGCATAGCTCCAAAAATTATCGACACCGTAATATAAAtgacttatataaataggtttattctttaaatacttatgtatgataaattttttgggacTAGCGACGCTACTGTGCATACATACTGACACAATCAAAATCAATGGTTAAATTCGTTATAAGTTAAatacctaataataataataattaataaatattcatctagctattattaatagaaaaggTTTAGTGAGACATGGGaggagataaatattttaattaatataattgtgtaTGTATGTTTTAGGGGAGACCCGAACGAGTTgtcataaagtattttattgactTACCATGGAAATCTgttcaatatttgtaaatgtaGCCCATAGTCCATAAtttggatattattattaatccaaAATTTGCAATTTCTAAAGAATGTATCAATGATGGCAATTCAGTCAGTCTTAGGATTTTTGAGACAACAAGGGCAAAACAAAGCAGGAACTAATAATATagcaatatttttgtgaaactAATTTGGGATCGCAGTAATGTTCATTCTTGACCACTGGTtatgaattgaattaaatttcatttttgaaaaaacaatgtaTTATCGGTGAATTAGCATGAAAAAGAACTTGCTTCGGTCTCCCCtactatacaaatattttcctGGAGTAGAAGTACTATTTATTGTGTTGGGCGAGCTGAAGGACAGAGCCTACGTACATAGGTCGTCCACAACAACTAACGTTTTTCGTCTACGTACTGACAGAAAggtgaaaaaaagaagaatcctaACGAAATATGATGTTGATGTGGGTCCCCCTTGTTAAATTGCTTGGAAGAAGAGGGGGAGGACCATTGCCATTCCAGGTGAAGTCCACTTTTACCACGCATCAGGAGTCTGCtgtgagttgttgttttttaaaaagatgtctTCAGGATATCCTTGAATCGCTCTctattgattattaatttatttttaattattatctgaTAAAATAAAGGGAATTGACGAGTCCAAGTCTTCATGTTCGAAGGGTTCCTTGGAATCGCGACTCCAAAGTCTTAAAGAGGATACATCCAAGTTTCATGAGTCTTATTGGACGACTCATAATGATGCTTTTATTAAggtaatcataattaattgaatactcaggttattaaaatgtatcttatttaatgaattattattttgctctTCTTCTGAAGGAACGAACTCAGTTTATCGCTCGACTTTTAACGGAAAAATATCCAGATCAAATCGAAGATAAAAAAACTCTATCGTCGAAAGaaatgtctttattttacaaGTCTTTTTTGGATAAGCGGAAGAAATTGCATTGGGATTACAATTTGGATTGGCAGAAGCGTAATGCCAGGATATTATTGTTGTCTATGGGAGttgaaattaagaatatattcaaTCATTTCACTCCAAAAgcaaaataatcttaaaaagttCCTATATccaataatattcaataatgagCAAGTGGGGAGTTCCTTCGATGTATGTGGTAGTGTGGGAATGGGAGAATCGTCCCAGACGGTGGCGCCCATATTCACCAGAAGTGACTCAACTCTTGGAGCGTGCACATCAGAAGAAATTAAAccgtatttatttaaaagatggTGACCCCTTATTAAGTGACTATTACATCAACATGAAAACCTTTGAGCAGTGCTGTGAACCCACTGGAGCAAAATATCCAGTTAGAAGAGAATTTTACCCTGAAGCTTCTCCCGCAGGAAAGGGTGCTAAATGGGAGTGGGCAG
This window encodes:
- the ABCB7 gene encoding iron-sulfur clusters transporter ABCB7, mitochondrial, which encodes MLFRLCGSSMARMSSRVLLKPKKGTLVLWSKNCFTPGVSGLARTGIKVVPKDKVGPKEIFSTMFHHIWPKNEPQVRKRVMFALGLLVTAKLLNVSVPYFFKKAVDVLNSEANDYFSLGTPAETVFAMASAILIGYGCARAGAAGFNELRNAVFARVAQRSIRKIAQNVFLHLHNLDMSFHLNRQTGALSKVIDRGSRGISFALNAMVFNIFPTIFELGLVSGVLGYNFGANYAFTALGAVGMYSVFTLGITSWRTQFRVNMNKAENEAGNKAIDSLINYETVKYFNNEAYECQQYDKSLLKYETASLKTTESLSLLNFGQNAIFSVALSAIMMMAAKDISNGALTVGDLIMVNGLLFQLSLPLNFLGSVYREIRQSLIDMQVMFQLMATPSKITSSKDATEINFINNMEDASITFDDVKFGYNIDKNIANGLSFSVESGKTIAIVGESGSGKSTLVRLLYRFYEPQLGSIKIGNYNINEVTLDSLRRQISIVPQDCVLFNDTIFHNIKYGNLNCSDEDVYKVAKLAEIDNAIRSWPQGYLTQVGERGLKLSGGEKQRVAIARAALKDSPIIIFDEATSSLDSITETMIMKALKRVTSGKTAIIIAHRLSTVVHADEIFVLSNGKVIERGTHEELLNTRESRYSVLWESQHWHERTRLEKMINK
- the LOC121124772 gene encoding histone-lysine N-methyltransferase SMYD3 isoform X1, encoding MVYKIGDEILRCTPFSYAIREQHRHKVCDFCLSSGQGKVRKCLRCCVIYYCGKQCQMSSWAEVHKHECKYLKMLDSKEPPKTLLLIVRTLCKLTFGGGYSEEVTLPNGRSRRFVDLISHKDNILMDSARKDAFFTYLTIIRNKIGGAMEIKESEVLDIFTKILINSGFMLNDTLLNIGTSLSLEFSAIDHSCRPNAIYMFTGRQIVVKALCDIANFDDVRIAYIGNIEPRSIRQKMLSHQYFFDCDCEECTDDPLNLEKIKSHSPCCPQCKNLLDDDKCINCNKEVNLFRYFKIKEILKNEKEMNAKTCLYFVEVLKYFHPFDYVSYKFCDDLIARNDLIDNNKLQILYERNILTMRKYGCIYDIQMSEYLINLIGILLSKQELKSVPNLLFEAKAIMEVIYPHGHSIFEKFDHLNLFYLQMKNT
- the LOC121124772 gene encoding histone-lysine N-methyltransferase SMYD3 isoform X2: MVYKIGDEILRCTPFSYAIREQHRHKVCDFCLSSGQGKVRKCLRCCVIYYCGKQCQMSSWAEVHKHECKYLKMLDSKEPPKTLLLIVRTLFTLPNGRSRRFVDLISHKDNILMDSARKDAFFTYLTIIRNKIGGAMEIKESEVLDIFTKILINSGFMLNDTLLNIGTSLSLEFSAIDHSCRPNAIYMFTGRQIVVKALCDIANFDDVRIAYIGNIEPRSIRQKMLSHQYFFDCDCEECTDDPLNLEKIKSHSPCCPQCKNLLDDDKCINCNKEVNLFRYFKIKEILKNEKEMNAKTCLYFVEVLKYFHPFDYVSYKFCDDLIARNDLIDNNKLQILYERNILTMRKYGCIYDIQMSEYLINLIGILLSKQELKSVPNLLFEAKAIMEVIYPHGHSIFEKFDHLNLFYLQMKNT
- the LOC121124772 gene encoding histone-lysine N-methyltransferase SMYD3 isoform X3 gives rise to the protein MVYKIGDEILRCTPFSYAIREQHRHKVCDFCLSSGQGKVRKCLRCCVIYYCGKQCQMSSWAEVHKHEFTLPNGRSRRFVDLISHKDNILMDSARKDAFFTYLTIIRNKIGGAMEIKESEVLDIFTKILINSGFMLNDTLLNIGTSLSLEFSAIDHSCRPNAIYMFTGRQIVVKALCDIANFDDVRIAYIGNIEPRSIRQKMLSHQYFFDCDCEECTDDPLNLEKIKSHSPCCPQCKNLLDDDKCINCNKEVNLFRYFKIKEILKNEKEMNAKTCLYFVEVLKYFHPFDYVSYKFCDDLIARNDLIDNNKLQILYERNILTMRKYGCIYDIQMSEYLINLIGILLSKQELKSVPNLLFEAKAIMEVIYPHGHSIFEKFDHLNLFYLQMKNT
- the Coa8 gene encoding cytochrome c oxidase assembly factor 8, with protein sequence MMLMWVPLVKLLGRRGGGPLPFQVKSTFTTHQESAGIDESKSSCSKGSLESRLQSLKEDTSKFHESYWTTHNDAFIKERTQFIARLLTEKYPDQIEDKKTLSSKEMSLFYKSFLDKRKKLHWDYNLDWQKRNARILLLSMGVEIKNIFNHFTPKAK